A genomic segment from Daphnia pulex isolate KAP4 chromosome 5, ASM2113471v1 encodes:
- the LOC124194481 gene encoding ovalbumin-related protein X-like isoform X2, whose protein sequence is MTKLCLPFIFLSWTVLVNAIEASNCTTDSNFSTSLAKFSVSLYQATSNSIGKYDNLVLSPSSISLVLAMALIGARGNTAKQIKEAFHVTTQDDETIACNIGALNRPTQGSGVTLSTVNRALVSDDFRLTEFFRSTLQNQFSATVENVNFSLPSTLEAINKQIEKLTNDKIRNLIPKDSLGASTKLILLNAIYFKGNWLKAFDSTKTRVRPFYVSPNHKPILTKMMASRNYFRTAFIKEANLRALELPYSGSQFSMVILLPNQLNGLTHLESSLSPKLLSLIDSKLNKIQMDVVIPKFKLEFSPDLKSVLRSVGIVDLFNTDADLSKISGSKELFVSDAFHRTIIEVNEKGTEAAAATAFRFIARSFRRTPFIPKFVADHPFIFLIRDNRKNTIRFVGRFCKPEKN, encoded by the exons ATGACAAAGTTATGTCTGCCCTTTATATTTCTCAGTTGGACCGTCCTCGTCAATGCTATCGAGGCTAGTAATTGCACCACTGACAGCAATTTCTCTACTTCCTTGGCGAAATTCTCCGTATCTCTCTACcag GCTACTTCTAACAGTATTGGAAAATATGACAATCTCGTATTATCGCCGTCCAGTATTTCTCTGGTTTTAGCCATGGCGTTGATTGGAGCGCGAGGTAACACTGCCAAGCAAATCAAAGAAGCGTTTCATGTGACTACCCAAGATGACGAGACGATTGCTTGCAATATTGGCGCCTTAAACAGACCAACTCAA GGAAGTGGCGTTACTCTGTCAACCGTGAATCGTGCCCTGGTTTCAGATGACTTTCGCTTGACGGAATTCTTCCGTTCAACGTTACAGAATCAATTTTCTGCTACGGTAGAAAACGTCAACTTTTCTCTTCCTTCCACTCTAGAAGcaattaataaacaaatcgAAAAGTTAACCAAcgacaaaataagaaatttaattccTAAAG atTCTCTTGGGGCTTCCACCAAACTGATTCTGTTGAATGCCATCTATTTTAAGGGCAACTGGCTCAAAGCTTTTGATTCCACTAAAACCAGAGTCAGACCTTTTTATGTCAGTCCCAACCACAAGCCAATActaacaaaaatgatggccaGTCGAAATTATTTTCGCACAGCGTTTATCAAAGAAGCAAATTTGCGAGCTCTCGAGTTACCTTATTCg gGCTCGCAATTCAGTATGGTTATTCTTCTACCAAACCAACTTAATGGATTGACTCATCTGGAATCTTCATTATCTCCTAAACTCCTCAGCCTTATTGATagcaaattgaacaaaattcaaatggacGTCGTTATTCCGAAATTCAAACTCGAATTTTCCCCTGATCTTAAAAGTGTCTTGAGAAGTGTTGGTATAGTTGATTTATTCAATACCGATGCTGATCTCTCCAAAATTTCAGGCTCTAAAGAATTGTTCGTCTCCGATGCTTTCCACCGAACGATTATTGaagtaaatgaaaaaggaaCTGAAGCTGCCGCTGCTACAG CATTCAGGTTTATAGCACGGAGTTTCAGGCGAACTCCATTTATTCCAAAATTCGTTGCTGACCAtccattcatttttcttatccGTGACAACAGGAAAAATACGATTCGATTCGTGGGGCGCTTCTGTAAaccggaaaaaaattaa
- the LOC124194481 gene encoding uncharacterized protein LOC124194481 isoform X1 produces the protein MFLLHQLNGKRLLLVGEGNFSFTISLLLKISGKKSTRLSTSPSIISSCFQKYRDLSCSIKENARFACNLGAEIWFGVDATILHQHEKFKNELFDYIVFNFPHVGGKMKLHLNRLLLKNFFTSANLLLSEEGKILVTLCKGQSGTPYDTERKYGDTWQIIEMATYGELILNEVHPFRSSDWPVYNSNGYRSLEKGFQLDEALTFIFVRRPLSIQCQATINKEEFDHLHCPYVQNHLDQLENNIFEEIPLFYPFFRRKKDAFNVCRTLKTACLCQHNATIDWWEIVLSEKKDYDIMCCLLCYSCWQMHSNASANPVQKVIVMNCTTEVDDSLLSFLRRRCAQQVEEDSSIIHFVETGNSLKIATVFANEDKTFTVAIYVDAFLQLGANFVDPGLSFPLKSDWLTSNKSLYPPVCFHDLCFWISDDFSPKHFACALFYVAGKIVKSFKLIDEYFCSIKNKKSLCYRIEYQSLFQALSPQKAFHVQTNLIKPFLEACLGVTVR, from the exons atgtttttacttcATCAATTGAATGGAAAACGATTATTACTGGTTGGTGAAGGCAACTTTTCCTTTACAATATCATTACTTCTGAAAATctctggaaaaaaatcaacaaggtTGTCGACATCACCTAGTATAATATCATCTTGCTTTCAAAAGTATAGAGATCTTTCTTGCTCTATCAAAGAGAATGCCAGATTTGCGTGTAACCTAG GAGCTGAAATTTGGTTTGGCGTGGATGCAACAATTTTGCACCAACACGAGAAATTCAAGAATGAACTATTTGATTACATTGTATTTAATTTCCCTCATGTTggaggaaaaatgaaactacATCTAAATCGCCTGTTGctcaaaaatttcttcacaAGCGCCAACTTATTGTTAAGTGAGGAAGGGAAAATATTAGTTACATTATGCAAAGGACAGAGTGGAACACCATATGacacagaaagaaaatatggaGACACATGGCAAATTATTGAAATGGCAACTTATGGAGAACTCATACTTAATGAAGTCCATCCTTTTCGCTCATCTGACTGGCCAGTGTACAATTCAAATGGTTACCGAAGTCTAGAAAAAGGATTTCAACTGGACGAAGCTCTTACTTTCATCTTTGTAAGGAGGCCCTTAAGTATTCAATGTCAAGCCACAATCAACAAGGAAGAATTCGACCATCTACACTGCCCCTATGTTCAAAACCATTTGGACCaactagaaaataatatttttgaagaaattcctcttttttatcccttcttcagaagaaaaaaggatgcATTTAATGTGTGCAGAACTCTGAAAACTGCTTGCCTTTGTCAACACAACGCAACCATCGATTGGTGGGAAATAGTTCTTAGTGAGAAAAAAGACTATGATATAATGTGCTGCTTGTTGTGTTATTCATGTTGGCAAATGCACTCTAATGCAAGTGCAAATCCCGTTCAAAAAGTAATTGTAATGAATTGTACAACAGAAGTTGATGATTCATTGCTTTCCTTCCTTCGTCGTCGGTGCGCTCAACAAGTAGAAGAAGATTCGTCAATTATTCACTTCGTAGAAACGGGAAATTCTCTGAAAATCGCCACAGTTTTCGCTAATGAGGACAAGACATTCACCGTAGCTATTTATGTCGATGCGTTTCTTCAGCTAGGAGCAAACTTTGTTGATCCTGGGCTTTCTTTCCCTTTAAAATCTGATTGGTTGACGTCAAACAAGTCTTTATATCCACCAGTATGTTTTCACGATCTCTGCTTTTGGATATCGGACGATTTTTCACCAAAACATTTTGCTTGTGCACTATTCTATGTTGCAGGAAAGATTGTTAAGAGTTTTAAACTCATTGATGAGTATTTTTGttcaatcaaaaacaaaaaaagtttatgtTATCGAATTGAGTATCAATCGCTATTTCAAGCTTTAAGTCCACAAAAAGCCTTTCATGtccaaacaaatttaataaagCCCTTTTTGGAAGCCTGCCTTGGTGTAACAGTCCGTTAA
- the LOC124194841 gene encoding TD and POZ domain-containing protein 1-like: MFYHNLQESKKVFVQDIRPQIFKEMLHYIYSGQTLAPLTDAIAQPLFVVSDKYDIEDLKEKCVRYLLRSVRKSNAVDLLVWANLHSVEKIQEAALDFVAGNFKTICQSNEWENLMKNYPELGFLVTRRYAAV, translated from the coding sequence ATGTTTTACCACAACCTTCAGGAGTCCAAAAAAGTCTTCGTCCAAGACATCCGGCCACAGATTTTCAAGGAGATGCTACATTACATTTACTCCGGCCAGACTTTGGCTCCTTTGACGGACGCCATCGCTCAACCCCTGTTCGTAGTTTCAGACAAATACGATATCGAGGACCTGAAGGAGAAGTGCGTCCGTTATCTGCTGAGAAGCGTTCGGAAGAGTAATGCCGTTGACTTGTTGGTCTGGGCAAATCTTCATTCGGTGGAGAAAATCCAAGAAGCAGCTCTTGACTTTGTGGCTGGAAATTTCAAAACCATTTGTCAATCGAATGAATGGGAGAACCTGATGAAGAACTATCCGGAGCTTGGATTCCTGGTGACTCGACGTTATGCAGCTGTTTAA
- the LOC124194843 gene encoding uncharacterized protein LOC124194843, producing MGTKLTFRPATDLREKLVKIADSLLAPWQKLEVFRAHLLPSLSHHLATGRVQRGFLDELDTRCAEFLRQVAYVPHTAHTAFLFADRRAGGLGASQLKKDADVWTIARAVQLLDSKDQVVRLVARAQLEKTVSRGIDQATDVPLPLSDFLSGSTQGGLYDTRFYGCGPNTWTRTRKAARRLHARIDVSSDSSLSKVIADDVSCLSSKAVRGLRTVIRGRWTTELSNASNQGRVARGLLLDSSSDIARLTSSRTKLNFEEWKLIHRSRLSILPLFGTPGISAPDKKCRRCRTDAETTSHVTSHCRVNLPEIGRRHDAILLELAKIICRAGHTIRVNQVFPDTTLRPDIVITSATPQLIIDVTIPFDAPESLQAGFDRKVAKYGHLGPTLPVVIGALGSWMPSNNAVANSLNIQPNAWRRFRRKSRLAAIQGSMRVVSNHLHAADGDEGLLGPAKG from the coding sequence ATGGGAACTAAGCTCACCTTCAGACCAGCCACAGACCTCCGTGAGAAGCTAGTCAAGATTGCGGATTCCTTGCTGGCTCCTTGGCAGAAGCTGGAGGTATTTCGTGCGCACCTCCTGCCGTCTCTCTCGCATCACCTAGCGACCGGCCGCGTACAGAGGGGCTTCCTTGACGAGCTGGACACTCGATGTGCGGAATTCCTCCGCCAAGTGGCATACGTGCCACACACAGCCCACACTGCTTTCTTGTTTGCTGACCGGAGGGCTGGGGGGCTTGGCGCCTCTCAGCTTAAAAAAGACGCTGATGTGTGGACGATTGCCAGGGCCGTTCAGCTGTTGGACAGCAAAGATCAAGTTGTCCGTCTCGTTGCCAGAGCCCAACTTGAGAAAACCGTCTCCAGGGGTATTGACCAAGCCACGGATGTGCCGCTCCCCCTCTCCGATTTCCTGTCTGGCTCAACACAGGGTGGCCTGTACGACACTCGGTTCTACGGGTGCGGTCCGAACACATGGACTCGAACGCGAAAAGCAGCCAGGCGTCTTCACGCAAGGATCGACGTATCCAGCGATAGTTCCCTTTCAAAAGTGATCGCTGATGACGTCTCCTGCCTGTCGAGCAAGGCTGTCCGCGGATTGAGGACGGTGATCAGGGGCCGATGGACAACCGAGCTCTCCAACGCCTCAAACCAGGGAAGAGTGGCAAGGGGTCTCCTTTTGGACTCGTCGAGCGACATCGCCAGGCTCACATCATCACGCACCAAACTCAACTTCGAAGAATGGAAGCTGATCCATCGCAGCCGACTATCCATCCTACCTCTTTTCGGCACACCTGGAATTTCGGCTCCTGACAAGAAGTGCCGAAGGTGCAGGACGGACGCCGAGACCACGTCACATGTGACCAGCCATTGCCGGGTCAACCTTCCGGAAATCGGACGGCGACATGACGCAATTCTGCTGGAACTGGCCAAAATCATCTGCAGGGCCGGTCACACGATTCGTGTCAACCAGGTGTTCCCGGACACTACCCTCCGCCCAGATATCGTCATCACCTCCGCAACACCGCAGCTCATCATCGACGTGACGATACCTTTTGATGCTCCGGAATCCCTACAAGCTGGATTCGACCGGAAAGTGGCCAAATATGGTCACCTTGGACCGACGCTTCCGGTGGTGATCGGCGCGTTGGGCTCCTGGATGCCGTCCAACAACGCGGTGGCCAACTCCCTCAACATACAGCCTAATGCGTGGCGCCGTTTCAGGCGGAAGAGTCGACTTGCAGCCATTCAAGGGTCAATGAGAGTGGTATCGAACCACCTTCACGCAGCTGACGGGGATGAAGGCCTACTGGGGCCCGCAAAAGGATAG